One Natronorubrum halophilum genomic window, CGCCGGTTCGTCGGCGGTCTCGAATGGCTGCGTCTGTTCACTGGCGTCTGCGACGAGTTCAGTCGGTTCACAGACATCCTCGAGAAGCTGGCTGACCACGTACTCGCTGACGTCGACCGTCTCATCGAGGAGGGTTTCGCGCCGGTTCTTCCACGTTTCCGCGGCGTTCGGATCTCGGCAAATCCGTTCGATGGCGTCGATGCCGTCGGCTTCGTGGCTCGTATGGAACGACTGGACGAGTCCGTACTCCTCGAGTTGCTGGAATTTCCCCATTTCGTTCGACCCCGCGAACGGACTGATGCGAACGGTCGGCGTCCCGAGAACGCCGGCCTCGAGCGTGGTCGTTGCGACCTCGCCGACGACGATGTCGGCGAACGCGAGCAGGTGGTGAAACGCCGCCGGTGGGACCGGAAGCGACTCGCTGCCGCTCGGAATCGATCCATCGCTCTCGTCGGAGACGTACACCCGTCCGTCGGCCCCGAGCACGTCGACGATCTCTCGGCGCCCCTCGGAAGAGATTCCCTGCTTCCCGACATCGTGGTTGCCGTTCCACGCGCCAAAACGGAGGACCGCGTACCGTTCGTCGGGGTCGACGCCGTTTCGCCGCAGGACCGACGGATCGGGTTCGAACCGATCCGGATGGAGGTACGCGAGTTCGTGATAGCCCGGGTAGGTACCGTGATTGTCGCCGTACTCCTCGCGGAAGCTTTCGGGGGTGTAGAGCGCGTCCGCGAACGGGAGAGTCAGTCGGTTGCCGGCGTTGATCGCCGTCTCGGTGTCGATGTACACGTGGCTCTCCGCGCCGACTAACGTGGCAACGTGGGTCGCGGCGATGCCGTGGCTGCTGACGATGTACGCCGGATCGATGGCGAGCGCCCGTCGAAGAAGCCGCAGTTCGTAAGACAGCTGTGTCAGCCCCAGCCCGAGCCAGCTATCGGGCTCCCCACAGAGCAGTTCGTGATCGATGTCGTAGGCGTCGAGGAGTCGCCCGGTAACCCCCTTTTCGCGGGCGAACACGTACACGCCGTGTCCCGCGGCCTCGAGTTCGCGGACGACGTGCTTGAAGAAGTGGACGTTCGCCGCGTGCTGGATCGTGATGATGATATCCATTCGTACTAGCTCGAATAAATACACTCAGTTGACACGCATTACTATCGGAGCGTTAGAACCGTACCCGCTCTCGAAAGTCCGATAACTGTTGTATAAATTATATTTCAACTGTTTCAGTTGGAGCGACAGTGCGCAAAAATCGCCGTTGACCGCCGGTTCGAGCCGCATCACGACCGTCGAGCATCGTCGATCCGAAGACGGCTCGTTACGACGGCGAAACCGTTTCGAGCAGTTCATCGACCAGTTCGGCCGCGTCGACGGCCGTCCTGGCGAACACGTACGTCACCGGTTCGATCCCGAACGCGCCCCGGTGATAGGCGACTCGTGGGACGCCGCCGCG contains:
- a CDS encoding DUF354 domain-containing protein, whose protein sequence is MDIIITIQHAANVHFFKHVVRELEAAGHGVYVFAREKGVTGRLLDAYDIDHELLCGEPDSWLGLGLTQLSYELRLLRRALAIDPAYIVSSHGIAATHVATLVGAESHVYIDTETAINAGNRLTLPFADALYTPESFREEYGDNHGTYPGYHELAYLHPDRFEPDPSVLRRNGVDPDERYAVLRFGAWNGNHDVGKQGISSEGRREIVDVLGADGRVYVSDESDGSIPSGSESLPVPPAAFHHLLAFADIVVGEVATTTLEAGVLGTPTVRISPFAGSNEMGKFQQLEEYGLVQSFHTSHEADGIDAIERICRDPNAAETWKNRRETLLDETVDVSEYVVSQLLEDVCEPTELVADASEQTQPFETADEPASAVRERGGPGPDADEHSGPISN